A stretch of Tigriopus californicus strain San Diego chromosome 11, Tcal_SD_v2.1, whole genome shotgun sequence DNA encodes these proteins:
- the LOC131891079 gene encoding uncharacterized protein LOC131891079: protein MLSICSEDKKHVTYENAILVTNVNSALAKYRESLRNFALEIEELADQYDSVWKKHKAIRVGGYSGSVLGCLLGIGGGIVSVATAGAAVPFLVGGLFVAGAVAGVGGGITRWDNARTTKNRLEELSETFEDLLESTMHSHESLVDALREFQGAPQLQALKMETMIGEKVQIFQGSGKAMINILHAFPSFKTLVKTGLINTFKQKAAGSASMAASSVGLTDDVLVGGARATGQTVATEGIKRAAIAAGGVAIGLGVLALGYEIYEIVQDVKKDDCTFSQELRNLAANIRENHLIMKAWGS from the exons ATGTTGTCGATTTGCTCTGAGGACAAAAAACACGTGACTTATGAGAACGCAATCTTGGTCACCAATGTCAATTCTGCATTGGCGAAGTATCGTGAAAGCTTACGGAACTTTGCCTTAGAAATCGAGGAGCTAGCGGATCAATATGACTCCGTTTGGAAAAAGCACAAAGCAATAAGAGTTGGAGGCTATTCCGGTTCTGTTTTAG GATGCCTTTTGGGAATAGGAGGAGGCATCGTGTCAGTGGCCACGGCGGGTGCCGCTGTTCCATTCCTGGTTGGAGGCCTGTTTGTTGCTGGAGCCGTAGCTGGCGTTGGCGGAGGAATCACGAGATGGGACAACGCCAGAACAACAAAGAACAGATTGGAGGAGCTGTCTGAGACATTCGAGGATTTATTGGAAAGCACTATGCATTCCCACGAAAGCTTGGTTGACGCCCTTCGTGAATTTCAAGGCGCTCCACAACTTCAAGCcctgaaaatggaaacaatgaTAGGTGAAAAGGTTCAGATATTTCAGGGGAGTGGAAAGGCGATGATAAACATTTTGCATGCATTCCCTTCATTTAAAACTTTGGTGAAGACTGGACTTATTAACACCTTCAAGCAGAAAGCAGCAGGTTCTGCATCGATGGCGGCAAGTTCAGTTGGACTGACCGATGACGTATTGGTTGGTGGTGCCAGAGCAACAGGCCAAACCGTGGCCACAGAGGGTATCAAAAGAGCGGCTATTGCAGCCGGTGGAGTTGCCATTGGCTTGGGAGTTCTCGCCCTAGGCTACGAAATCTATGAAATTGTTCAGGATGTTAAAAAAGACGATTGCACTTTCTCACAGGAATTGCGAAATTTGGCGGCCAATATTCGAGAGAACCATTTGATCATGAAAGCTTGGGGCTCGTGA